Below is a window of Candidatus Desulfatibia profunda DNA.
AGGAAATCGGGCTAAAGTTTTGCAAAATCATCGCCGAAATATTAAAAGTAAGGGTATGCATCTTTTTTTCGATTTCACGGATGAATCGATTTGACCTATGGACTCAGAGTACATTCGGGCAAGAGAATCCCAGTTAAACTTTTATAAAGACATTGCACTTTACAGCAAGACAAGCAAGGGATTCGTTCTTTATAAACCGGCCGGAATGACGCTCGGTGAAATGCGCCTTAGCGAAGCAAGGCATCCTGAGAAACTGTATATTCTTCAAAAGGATAAGCTCAAAGGGATTCAAGAAGCCCAGAAGGGATTCAATAAAAAATTAAAAGAACATATCCAATCCGGCAGCTGGGATCAGATTAAAGTGACCTTGGTTACGATTATGGATGAAACCCTGACGGAACCTCGCAGTGGAAGTCTTGAAGGTGTCTCAGAAACCATCGATATTCTTGTAAGTGATTATTCCAGAGAATCTGATGTCATCGAGAATTTACTGAAAGTATCCTCCAAAGACTACACCACCGTATTACATTCCATTAATGTGATGGCATTTGCACTCGGCTTTGCCGCTCATGCCGGCTTTGATATGTATGATATGAAAATTTTCGGGTTAGCGGCCCTGCTGCATGACGTCGGCAAAACAAAAATAAATCCCGAGATTCTGCAAGCTTCAAGAAAATTAACCGTGCCGGAATTCGAAAAGATGAAAAAGCACACTACGATTGGTTTTAATATCCTGGATAAATGTCAATTCAGTGACAAGCGGATCAAATTTGCCGCCTTGGACCACCATGAAAAGCTGGATGGCAAGGGTTATCCGAACGGCAAAAGCAACTTGCCGGAGTTTGCCCAGGTATTGGGTCTGATTGATTGTTATGAAGCCTTGACCAACGACGACCGCCCCTACAGAAACGCCATGGACCCGCTCAAAGCGTTAAAGCTGATTAAAGAAGATGTTTTCGCAAGCAAGTTCAACGTAAGCATATTTGAAAAGTTTGCCTATAGCTTGCTTTAAAATCGGGCTAAAGTTTTTTTAAAAAAATGCCGATCATTGATTGGTATGCAATTTTTCGGCTGAAGGGCAAACCATCCGAAAGGTTGGGACGCAAAGCCTCCGGCTTAAGTTCCGCAGGGCGGAATAAGGTAGCGGGGTTGCCAGGCTTCGCAAGGAAACAGAAAAACCCGCCTGTTCTTTCCGGAGGCGGGTTTTTTTATGAAAAGCGCCCTGTTTGTCCCTGGCCGGAATGCAAGTTATTAAAAC
It encodes the following:
- a CDS encoding HD domain-containing protein, which translates into the protein MDSEYIRARESQLNFYKDIALYSKTSKGFVLYKPAGMTLGEMRLSEARHPEKLYILQKDKLKGIQEAQKGFNKKLKEHIQSGSWDQIKVTLVTIMDETLTEPRSGSLEGVSETIDILVSDYSRESDVIENLLKVSSKDYTTVLHSINVMAFALGFAAHAGFDMYDMKIFGLAALLHDVGKTKINPEILQASRKLTVPEFEKMKKHTTIGFNILDKCQFSDKRIKFAALDHHEKLDGKGYPNGKSNLPEFAQVLGLIDCYEALTNDDRPYRNAMDPLKALKLIKEDVFASKFNVSIFEKFAYSLL